The following coding sequences are from one Triticum aestivum cultivar Chinese Spring chromosome 5A, IWGSC CS RefSeq v2.1, whole genome shotgun sequence window:
- the LOC123104777 gene encoding NADH-ubiquinone oxidoreductase chain 3: MSEFAPICIYLVISPLVSLIPLGVPFPFASNSSTYPEKLSAYECGSDPSGDARSRFDIRFYLVPILFIIPDPEVTFSFPWAVPPNKIDLFGSWSMMAFLLILTIGSLYEWKRGASDRE, from the coding sequence ATGTCGGAATTTGCACCTATTTGTATCTATTTAGTGATCAGTCCGCTAGTTTCTTTGATTCCACTCGGTGTTCCTTTTCCATTTGCTTCCAATAGTTCGACCTATCCAGAAAAATTGTCGGCCTACGAATGTGGTTCCGATCCCTCCGGTGATGCCAGAAGTCGTTTCGATATACGATTTTATCTGGTTCCTATTTTATTTATTATCCCTGATCCGGAagtcaccttttcttttccttgggcAGTACCTCCTAACAAGATTGATCTGTTTGGATCTTGGTCCATGATGGCCTTTTTATTGATTTTGACGATTGGATCTCTCTATGAATGGAAAAGGGGTGCTTCGGATCGGGAGTAA
- the LOC123104776 gene encoding ribosomal protein S12, mitochondrial: MPTKNQLIRHGREEKRRTDRTRASDQCPQKQGVCLRVSTRTPKKPNSALRKIAKVRLSNRHDIFAHIPGEGHNSQEHSIVLVRGGRVKDSPGVKSHRIRGVKDLLGIPDRRKGRSKYGAERPKSK, from the coding sequence ATGCCTACAAAAAATCAATTGATTCGTCATGGTAGAGAAGAAAAACGGCGCACGGACCGTACTCGAGCTTCGGATCAATGTCCCCAGAAGCAAGGAGTATGCCTGCGTGTTTCGACGAGAACACCGAAAAAACCTAATTCAGCTCTACGTAAGATAGCAAAAGTACGGTTGAGCAATCGACATGATATATTTGCTCACATTCCAGGCGAAGGTCATAATTCGCAGGAACATTCTATAGTCTTAGTCAGAGGAGGTAGAGTGAAAGATTCGCCAGGTGTGAAATCCCATCGTATTCGAGGAGTCAAGGATTTGCTGGGAATTCCGGATCGTAGAAAGGGAAGATCTAAATATGGTGCAGAAAGACCTAAATCGAAATGA
- the LOC123104778 gene encoding uncharacterized protein has product MENKPIEHLSNSFTITPTNGSAYADKEMLKQNILAQEATFQKQVYELHRLYKVQKDLMALQCRGGESKGYSQAISYSLPSGGIRRVQQMGPPTGHDVRKPSGKFMKGKNIERSLNRVSMRHSNSGSTKEMLLQVPADADDSDDDVVTVWENPAKSLPRNSGSVVGTNLKLSIERTSPMDKNWATGLQPSGVSTVNALNKKVIGSSSTMKKTNFPSVGASSSKNQCYSYDHKLKDRSSGMEWLTHKKTGVDSSTVHYQSSSSIINPGIFVASSSNAAPRSLWQSSATDYMTRRHYADAELPSAQNGRLPMFQRYHRLHSSEIPGGAQYQHPSPFYDCPRDVNLNNGPRDATATLGQASENASKEISWDRKKLQNLTKKITMKKSQVSPTRENGHSQISPGSMGCSGGSTRILGFTISAATEKDSQRSSTSSTTHMGADSTPSSKGVADMEMQFQNKKDGTSVRNLIDLNVALPFMDVTEMDARQSKGDTVPQEPDGPSNEALVITAAAKNLMVMHTDEFQAGPPQGNILHWFAGLATSRESTVVYSSEMNNIDTTLKL; this is encoded by the exons ATGGAGAATAAACCAATTGAGCATCTTAGTAACAGCTTCACAATAACACCCACAAATGGATCTGCATATGCTGACAAGGAAATGCTAAAGCAGAATATACTTGCACAGGAAGCTACATTCCAGAAACAG GTCTATGAACTTCATCGTCTGTACAAGGTTCAGAAGGACCTAATGGCATTACAATGCCGAGGAGGTGAATCAAAGGGATATTCTCAAGCCATATCATATTCATTACCATCTGGGGGTATAAGAAGAGTCCAGCAAATGGGGCCTCCTACAGGACATGATGTGAGGAAACCTTCTGGAAAATTCATGAAGGGAAAAAATATAGAGCGTAGCTTGAACAGAGTGTCTATGAGGCATAGCAATAGCGGGTCCACAAAAGAAATGCTCCTTCAGGTTCCAGCTGAtgcagatgatagtgatgatgatgtggTGACAGTATGGGAGAATCCTGCAAAGAGTTTGCCAAGAAATAGTGGTTCAGTTGTTGGTACAAACCTGAAGCTTAGCATTGAACGCACCTCACCCATGGACAAGAATTGGGCCACTGGTTTACAGCCATCAGGTGTCTCAACAGTGAATGCTTTGAACAAAAAAGTGATAGGGTCATCTAGCACTATGAAGAAAACAAACTTCCCAAGTGTGGGTGCCTCCAGTTCTAAGAACCAGTGTTATTCATACGACCATAAATTAAAAG ATCGAAGCAGTGGCATGGAATGGCTCACACACAAGAAAACTGGTGTTGATTCCTCAACTGTGCATTACCAGTCCAGCTCTAGCATCATCAATCCAGGAATATTTGTAGCATCCAGCTCCAATGCTGCACCCAGATCTCTATGGCAAAGCAGCGCCACAGATTACATGACTAGGAGGCATTATGCTGACGCTGAATTGCCCAGTGCTCAGAATGGCCGACTTCCAATGTTTCAAAGATATCACCGCCTTCATTCATCAGAGATTCCTGGAGGGGCTCAGTATCAACATCCTTCCCCATTTTATGATTGTCCCAGGGATGTGAATCTGAACAATGGTCCTCGTGATGCAACTGCCACTCTGGGACAAGCAAGTGAGAATGCATCAAAGGAAATCTCGTGGGACAGAAAGAAGCTGCAAAACTTGACGAAGAAAATCACCATGAAGAAATCACAAGTGTCACCGACTCGTGAGAATGGGCATTCCCAGATTTCGCCTGGTTCCATGGGTTGTTCAGGAGGTAGCACAAGAATCCTTGGTTTCACTATAAGTGCAGCCACCGAGAAAGATTCTCAACGCTCATCCACTTCGTCCACTACACACATGGGCGCAGACAGCACACCCTCGAGCAAGGGTGTAGCTGACATGGAAATGCAATTCCAGAACAAGAAGGATGGCACCAGTGTCAGAAACCTCATTGACCTGAACGTTGCACTGCCGTTCATGGATGTTACAGAGATGGATGCCCGCCAGTCAAAAGGCGACACTGTTCCTCAAGAACCAGATGGTCCTTCCAATGAAGCCCTTGTTATAACTGCTGCAGCAAAGAATCTCATGGTCATGCATACGGATGAATTCCAAGCAGGaccacctcaaggtaatattctgCATTGGTTTGCTGGCCTCGCAACATCAAGGGAGAGCACAGTGGTCTATAGTAGTGAAATGAACAACATTGATACGACTCTGAAGCTTTGA